The following proteins come from a genomic window of Rutidosis leptorrhynchoides isolate AG116_Rl617_1_P2 chromosome 10, CSIRO_AGI_Rlap_v1, whole genome shotgun sequence:
- the LOC139872495 gene encoding putative ubiquitin-conjugating enzyme E2 38, whose protein sequence is MDILRAAIIGAEGTPYHDGLFFFDVCFPRDYPNSPPLVKYHSGGLHINPNLYKSGKVCLSLLNTWKGGNKEKWLPDTSTMLQVLVSIQGLILNTKPYFNEPGFAHLIGNVHGERRSLEYNERILPLSLKTMVYTMNKPPKNFEELVVGHFRNRVGDILMACKAYMEGVQVGCFVRGGVQIIDNGDTKRSAQFKNSISTYIKTLVAAFKKIGANEADEFLNLREKKFSELLQHYLHRYQLLLILLVIVVFSLSFFPKLKLVNFDKII, encoded by the exons ATGGATATATTACGAGCTGCAATTATTGGAGCAGAGGGGACTCCGTATCACGACGGTCTCTTCTTTTTTGACGTATGTTTCCCACGTGACTATCCAAATAGCCCTCCT CTTGTGAAGTATCACTCTGGTGGTCTACATATAAATCCAAATCTCTACAAGTCTGGCAAAGTTTGCCTTAGCCTTTTGAACACATGGAAAGGCGGTAATAAGGAGAAGTGGCTACCCGACACTTCGACAATGCTCCAAGTTTTGGTTTCGATACAGGGTTTGATTCTTAACACAAAGCCATATTTTAACGAACCAGGTTTTGCACATCTTATTGGCAATGTACATGGTGAACGGCGGTCCTTGGAATACAACGAGCGTATCCTTCCTTTATCGCTCAAAACAATGGTGTATACCATGAACAAACCACCCAAG AACTTTGAGGAGTTGGTGGTTGGACATTTTCGAAATCGTGTTGGTGATATTTTAATGGCATGTAAAGCGTACATGGAAGGTGTGCAAGTGGGGTGTTTTGTCAGAGGAGGTGTACAAATTATTGATAATGGTGACACTAAACGTTCAGCTCAGTTCAAGAACAGTATCTCGACATACATAAAGACCCTCGTAGCTGCATTTAAAAAGATTGGAGCTAATGAAGCTGACGAATTCTTAAACTTAAGGGAAAAGAAATTTTCTGAACTGCTGCAGCACTACCTCCACCGCTACCAACTATTGCTCATTCTTTTGGTTATTGTTGTTTTCAGTCTCTCCTTTTTTCCAAAATTAAAATTAGtgaattttgataaaattatctaG